In Anguilla rostrata isolate EN2019 chromosome 1, ASM1855537v3, whole genome shotgun sequence, a genomic segment contains:
- the LOC135238886 gene encoding zinc finger protein 513 isoform X2: MVCVLVVDSEDGVATVNPASLVLESDFLLGQDLEFGDNDSDYKIIPFDKDSDSVAVEMGIPVYSLSDEDCSYSQLSLESEGEESEQAMGRGLSCVRCGQPLEDPLQGALDLTPPCCLHCSEGAGARDEDNSSGGKGGMGGAVGRGAGDGVGGAVGGSRKLHSCKLCSFSSRYSNHLKRHMKTHNGEKPYRCPHCAYASAQLVNLQRHLRIHTGEKPYSCAHCHFACSSLGNLKRHQRMHTHDKPNKCSHCDYGASSALSLKRHQMGHKAQKSEPPEVAVVSDLTLHVSNEADFLQSYGDLKGEGVGLGAESDSLPELLFPFTCRLCGVVLDDEDGTSAQICSSCTLDMLTKAPPSSPGERGERVFSCALCSFTTQYPNHLARHMKTHSGEKPYKCPQCDYASAHFDNLKRHHRVHTGEKPYKCHLCDYACGNLANLKRHQRIHSGAKPFQCAVCSYSCNQSMNLKRHMLRHTGEKPFCCQECPYTTGHWDNYKRHQRKHGHSAHGWVKVQLPHTEEEEEEM, translated from the exons atggtgtgtgtgcttgtagtgGACTCAGAAGATGGTGTGGCCACAGTAAATCCTGCAAGTTTAGTCTTGGAAAGTGACTTCCTCCTGGGCCAGGATCTGGAGTTTGGGGACAATGACAGCGACTACAAGATCATTCCATTTGACAAGGATTCAG ACTCGGTTGCCGTGGAGATGGGGATCCCAGTCTACTCGCTGAGTGATGAGGACTGCAGCTACAGCCAGCTCAGCctggagagcgagggggaggagagcgagCAGGCAATGGGGCGGGGCCTGTCCTGCGTCCGCTGTGGCCAGCCGCTAGAGGAccccctgcagggggcgctggacCTGACTCCCCCGTGCTGCCTGCACTGCAGTGAGGGGGCTGGGGCCAGGGATGAGGACAACAGTTCCGGAGGAAAAGGTGGCATGGGTGGGGCAGTGGGCAGGGGTGCAGGAGatggtgtgggcggggcagtgggcggCTCTCGTAAACTGCACTCCTGTAAGCTGTGCAGCTTCTCCTCCCGCTACTCCAACCACCTGAAGCGTCACATGAAGACGCACAACGGCGAGAAGCCGTACCGCTGCCCTCACTGCGCATACGCGTCTGCGCAGCTGGTCAACCTGCAGCGCCACCTGCGCATCCACACCGGCGAGAAACCCTACAGCTGCGCCCACTGCCACTTCGCCTGCAGCTCCCTGGGCAACCTGAAGAGGCAccagcgcatgcacacacacgacaaGCCCAACAAGTGCAGCCACTGTGACTATGGAGCCAGCAGCGCGCTCAGCCTGAAGAGGCACCAGATGGGCCACAAGGCCCAAAAGTCAGAGCCGCCAGAAG TTGCTGTGGTGTCAGACCTGACTCTGCACGTGAGCAATGAGGCGGACTTCCTCCAGAGCTACGGTGAcctgaagggggagggggtcggcctgggggcggagtcagactCTCTCCCGGAGCTGCTGTTCCCCTTCACCTGCCGGCTGTGCGGGGTGGTCCTGGACGACGAGGACGGCACATCTGCACAgatctgcagcagctgcacgCTGGACATGCTGACCAAGGCCCCGCCCAGCAGCCCGGGGGAGAGGGGCGAGCGGGTGTTCTCCTGCGCCCTGTGCTCCTTCACCACCCAGTACCCCAACCACCTGGCCCGCCACATGAAGACCCACAGCGGGGAGAAGCCCTACAAGTGCCCCCAGTGCGACTACGCCTCTGCCCACTTCGACAACCTGAAGCGCCACCACCGCGTGCACACGGGCGAGAAGCCCTACAAGTGCCACCTGTGCGACTACGCCTGCGGCAACCTGGCCAACCTCAAACGGCACCAGCGCATCCACTCCGGCGCCAAGCCCTTCCAGTGCGCCGTGTGCAGCTACAGCTGCAACCAGAGCATGAACCTGAAGCGGCACATGCTGCGGCACACCGGCGAGAAGCCCTTCTGCTGCCAGGAGTGCCCCTACACCACCGGCCACTGGGACAACTACAAACGGCACCAGAGGAAGCACGGCCACTCCGCACACGGATGGGTTAAAGTGCAGCTGCCCCacaccgaggaggaggaggaggagatgtag
- the LOC135238886 gene encoding zinc finger protein 513 isoform X1, with protein sequence MPRRKQSHPQPVKLDSEDGVATVNPASLVLESDFLLGQDLEFGDNDSDYKIIPFDKDSDSVAVEMGIPVYSLSDEDCSYSQLSLESEGEESEQAMGRGLSCVRCGQPLEDPLQGALDLTPPCCLHCSEGAGARDEDNSSGGKGGMGGAVGRGAGDGVGGAVGGSRKLHSCKLCSFSSRYSNHLKRHMKTHNGEKPYRCPHCAYASAQLVNLQRHLRIHTGEKPYSCAHCHFACSSLGNLKRHQRMHTHDKPNKCSHCDYGASSALSLKRHQMGHKAQKSEPPEVAVVSDLTLHVSNEADFLQSYGDLKGEGVGLGAESDSLPELLFPFTCRLCGVVLDDEDGTSAQICSSCTLDMLTKAPPSSPGERGERVFSCALCSFTTQYPNHLARHMKTHSGEKPYKCPQCDYASAHFDNLKRHHRVHTGEKPYKCHLCDYACGNLANLKRHQRIHSGAKPFQCAVCSYSCNQSMNLKRHMLRHTGEKPFCCQECPYTTGHWDNYKRHQRKHGHSAHGWVKVQLPHTEEEEEEM encoded by the exons tgGACTCAGAAGATGGTGTGGCCACAGTAAATCCTGCAAGTTTAGTCTTGGAAAGTGACTTCCTCCTGGGCCAGGATCTGGAGTTTGGGGACAATGACAGCGACTACAAGATCATTCCATTTGACAAGGATTCAG ACTCGGTTGCCGTGGAGATGGGGATCCCAGTCTACTCGCTGAGTGATGAGGACTGCAGCTACAGCCAGCTCAGCctggagagcgagggggaggagagcgagCAGGCAATGGGGCGGGGCCTGTCCTGCGTCCGCTGTGGCCAGCCGCTAGAGGAccccctgcagggggcgctggacCTGACTCCCCCGTGCTGCCTGCACTGCAGTGAGGGGGCTGGGGCCAGGGATGAGGACAACAGTTCCGGAGGAAAAGGTGGCATGGGTGGGGCAGTGGGCAGGGGTGCAGGAGatggtgtgggcggggcagtgggcggCTCTCGTAAACTGCACTCCTGTAAGCTGTGCAGCTTCTCCTCCCGCTACTCCAACCACCTGAAGCGTCACATGAAGACGCACAACGGCGAGAAGCCGTACCGCTGCCCTCACTGCGCATACGCGTCTGCGCAGCTGGTCAACCTGCAGCGCCACCTGCGCATCCACACCGGCGAGAAACCCTACAGCTGCGCCCACTGCCACTTCGCCTGCAGCTCCCTGGGCAACCTGAAGAGGCAccagcgcatgcacacacacgacaaGCCCAACAAGTGCAGCCACTGTGACTATGGAGCCAGCAGCGCGCTCAGCCTGAAGAGGCACCAGATGGGCCACAAGGCCCAAAAGTCAGAGCCGCCAGAAG TTGCTGTGGTGTCAGACCTGACTCTGCACGTGAGCAATGAGGCGGACTTCCTCCAGAGCTACGGTGAcctgaagggggagggggtcggcctgggggcggagtcagactCTCTCCCGGAGCTGCTGTTCCCCTTCACCTGCCGGCTGTGCGGGGTGGTCCTGGACGACGAGGACGGCACATCTGCACAgatctgcagcagctgcacgCTGGACATGCTGACCAAGGCCCCGCCCAGCAGCCCGGGGGAGAGGGGCGAGCGGGTGTTCTCCTGCGCCCTGTGCTCCTTCACCACCCAGTACCCCAACCACCTGGCCCGCCACATGAAGACCCACAGCGGGGAGAAGCCCTACAAGTGCCCCCAGTGCGACTACGCCTCTGCCCACTTCGACAACCTGAAGCGCCACCACCGCGTGCACACGGGCGAGAAGCCCTACAAGTGCCACCTGTGCGACTACGCCTGCGGCAACCTGGCCAACCTCAAACGGCACCAGCGCATCCACTCCGGCGCCAAGCCCTTCCAGTGCGCCGTGTGCAGCTACAGCTGCAACCAGAGCATGAACCTGAAGCGGCACATGCTGCGGCACACCGGCGAGAAGCCCTTCTGCTGCCAGGAGTGCCCCTACACCACCGGCCACTGGGACAACTACAAACGGCACCAGAGGAAGCACGGCCACTCCGCACACGGATGGGTTAAAGTGCAGCTGCCCCacaccgaggaggaggaggaggagatgtag
- the LOC135238886 gene encoding zinc finger protein 513 isoform X3: protein MGIPVYSLSDEDCSYSQLSLESEGEESEQAMGRGLSCVRCGQPLEDPLQGALDLTPPCCLHCSEGAGARDEDNSSGGKGGMGGAVGRGAGDGVGGAVGGSRKLHSCKLCSFSSRYSNHLKRHMKTHNGEKPYRCPHCAYASAQLVNLQRHLRIHTGEKPYSCAHCHFACSSLGNLKRHQRMHTHDKPNKCSHCDYGASSALSLKRHQMGHKAQKSEPPEVAVVSDLTLHVSNEADFLQSYGDLKGEGVGLGAESDSLPELLFPFTCRLCGVVLDDEDGTSAQICSSCTLDMLTKAPPSSPGERGERVFSCALCSFTTQYPNHLARHMKTHSGEKPYKCPQCDYASAHFDNLKRHHRVHTGEKPYKCHLCDYACGNLANLKRHQRIHSGAKPFQCAVCSYSCNQSMNLKRHMLRHTGEKPFCCQECPYTTGHWDNYKRHQRKHGHSAHGWVKVQLPHTEEEEEEM from the exons ATGGGGATCCCAGTCTACTCGCTGAGTGATGAGGACTGCAGCTACAGCCAGCTCAGCctggagagcgagggggaggagagcgagCAGGCAATGGGGCGGGGCCTGTCCTGCGTCCGCTGTGGCCAGCCGCTAGAGGAccccctgcagggggcgctggacCTGACTCCCCCGTGCTGCCTGCACTGCAGTGAGGGGGCTGGGGCCAGGGATGAGGACAACAGTTCCGGAGGAAAAGGTGGCATGGGTGGGGCAGTGGGCAGGGGTGCAGGAGatggtgtgggcggggcagtgggcggCTCTCGTAAACTGCACTCCTGTAAGCTGTGCAGCTTCTCCTCCCGCTACTCCAACCACCTGAAGCGTCACATGAAGACGCACAACGGCGAGAAGCCGTACCGCTGCCCTCACTGCGCATACGCGTCTGCGCAGCTGGTCAACCTGCAGCGCCACCTGCGCATCCACACCGGCGAGAAACCCTACAGCTGCGCCCACTGCCACTTCGCCTGCAGCTCCCTGGGCAACCTGAAGAGGCAccagcgcatgcacacacacgacaaGCCCAACAAGTGCAGCCACTGTGACTATGGAGCCAGCAGCGCGCTCAGCCTGAAGAGGCACCAGATGGGCCACAAGGCCCAAAAGTCAGAGCCGCCAGAAG TTGCTGTGGTGTCAGACCTGACTCTGCACGTGAGCAATGAGGCGGACTTCCTCCAGAGCTACGGTGAcctgaagggggagggggtcggcctgggggcggagtcagactCTCTCCCGGAGCTGCTGTTCCCCTTCACCTGCCGGCTGTGCGGGGTGGTCCTGGACGACGAGGACGGCACATCTGCACAgatctgcagcagctgcacgCTGGACATGCTGACCAAGGCCCCGCCCAGCAGCCCGGGGGAGAGGGGCGAGCGGGTGTTCTCCTGCGCCCTGTGCTCCTTCACCACCCAGTACCCCAACCACCTGGCCCGCCACATGAAGACCCACAGCGGGGAGAAGCCCTACAAGTGCCCCCAGTGCGACTACGCCTCTGCCCACTTCGACAACCTGAAGCGCCACCACCGCGTGCACACGGGCGAGAAGCCCTACAAGTGCCACCTGTGCGACTACGCCTGCGGCAACCTGGCCAACCTCAAACGGCACCAGCGCATCCACTCCGGCGCCAAGCCCTTCCAGTGCGCCGTGTGCAGCTACAGCTGCAACCAGAGCATGAACCTGAAGCGGCACATGCTGCGGCACACCGGCGAGAAGCCCTTCTGCTGCCAGGAGTGCCCCTACACCACCGGCCACTGGGACAACTACAAACGGCACCAGAGGAAGCACGGCCACTCCGCACACGGATGGGTTAAAGTGCAGCTGCCCCacaccgaggaggaggaggaggagatgtag